In the genome of Myxococcus stipitatus, one region contains:
- a CDS encoding serine/threonine-protein kinase: MSISTDDVSTDDPRSSRARPFRPHFLFKAGEVRYEAVEELERRQSGEVLLLAHRQVGKEALTSRCFVRRLPSPSTHLRRRRLVEEVQLAMRLNHPALAQVHHVGICDDALHVVMEYVPGPSLETLVSAAVVRGRPMTESFALYVGTELAEVLHHAHTVVDEEGRSLGVVHRDVNPRHVVVGMHGEVKLMNFGAAYSLLIGREESPRSLVRGDVAYASPEYIRRGALSPRSDVFSLGVVLVELLTGTHLFDVSDVPPGFAGRALRVETLPSLPLHQMQVMLARFGPDFVEAAVAPLANDVKAVLHKALRAHPEERFASAGELRDALRKVQETRGENYGRANVREEVARVLSEGGAMRAQVEFGEAGLYPEGLDAHELPEPEQD; encoded by the coding sequence ATGTCCATTTCCACCGATGACGTCAGCACGGATGACCCCCGCTCTTCACGGGCGCGGCCCTTCAGACCTCACTTCCTCTTCAAGGCGGGGGAGGTCCGCTACGAGGCCGTGGAGGAGCTGGAGCGGCGTCAGTCCGGAGAGGTGCTGCTGCTGGCTCACCGCCAGGTGGGCAAGGAGGCGTTGACGAGCCGCTGCTTCGTCCGGCGGCTGCCCAGCCCCAGCACCCACCTGCGCAGACGGAGGCTGGTGGAGGAGGTCCAGCTGGCCATGCGCCTCAACCACCCGGCCCTGGCCCAGGTGCACCACGTGGGGATTTGTGACGACGCGCTCCATGTCGTCATGGAGTACGTGCCCGGGCCCTCGCTGGAGACGCTGGTGTCGGCGGCGGTGGTGCGCGGGCGGCCCATGACCGAGTCCTTCGCGCTCTACGTGGGCACGGAGCTGGCGGAGGTGCTGCACCACGCGCACACGGTGGTGGACGAGGAGGGTCGGTCCCTCGGCGTCGTCCACCGGGACGTGAACCCGCGGCACGTCGTGGTGGGCATGCACGGTGAGGTGAAGCTGATGAACTTCGGCGCGGCCTACTCGCTGCTCATCGGGCGGGAGGAGTCGCCGCGGAGCCTGGTCCGAGGCGATGTGGCGTATGCCTCGCCGGAGTACATCCGCCGTGGGGCGCTGAGCCCGCGCTCGGATGTCTTCAGCCTGGGCGTGGTGCTGGTGGAGCTGCTGACGGGCACGCACCTGTTCGATGTCTCGGATGTGCCCCCGGGCTTCGCGGGGCGCGCGCTGCGCGTGGAGACCCTTCCGTCGCTGCCCCTGCACCAGATGCAGGTGATGCTCGCCCGCTTCGGTCCGGACTTCGTGGAGGCGGCGGTGGCGCCGCTGGCGAACGACGTGAAGGCCGTGCTGCACAAGGCCCTGCGCGCCCACCCCGAGGAGCGCTTCGCCTCGGCCGGGGAGCTCCGAGACGCGCTGCGCAAGGTCCAGGAGACCCGCGGCGAGAACTACGGGCGGGCGAACGTGCGGGAGGAGGTGGCGCGGGTGCTGTCCGAAGGCGGCGCGATGCGCGCCCAGGTGGAGTTCGGCGAGGCGGGCCTCTACCCGGAAGGCCTGGATGCGCACGAGCTGCCCGAGCCCGAGCAGGACTAG
- a CDS encoding helix-turn-helix transcriptional regulator encodes MSAHLPEAPEDEQLLDNLASTIGTQARAARMRLLLTQADVAQRVGLVPAVYGRLERGRMLPSVRTLHRLATALGTSPDSLMGHPFRPEPPADSPSVRLLVQQVRRLHPRRVKAVLHLVLSMR; translated from the coding sequence ATGTCTGCTCACCTTCCAGAAGCCCCCGAGGACGAACAGCTCCTCGACAACCTCGCCAGCACCATTGGCACCCAGGCACGCGCCGCGCGGATGCGCCTGCTGCTCACGCAGGCGGATGTCGCCCAGCGGGTGGGGTTGGTCCCCGCCGTCTATGGCCGCCTGGAGCGAGGACGGATGCTGCCCAGCGTCCGCACCCTCCACCGCCTCGCCACCGCGCTCGGCACCTCTCCGGACTCCTTGATGGGTCATCCCTTCCGCCCCGAGCCCCCCGCGGACTCGCCCTCCGTGCGGCTCCTGGTCCAGCAGGTCCGCCGGCTGCATCCGCGCCGGGTCAAGGCCGTCCTGCACCTGGTGCTCTCGATGCGATGA
- a CDS encoding HAD family hydrolase has product MLRCLCLVWVLGFTACSGPSGRVRADPPRLLSERTGGWRPEVRERLDALLTAQGRSSPSYNPRRRPVAVFDLDNTLIKNDVGDALMVWMVEHEELHAPPSGDWRRTSSHLTDAAVQALSTTCGGAVSPEGRLLTRLHARCASAILGIYLEGKTPEGTPAWRQATTATLNASYAWAAQLLAGHTPSRLRELASEALAVALVEPVGAKRRVAGYELASSIRVYDAQRDLIEAMQANGFEVWVVSASPQPAVEVMAAQLGVPSHQVIGIRNVYGEGRAQPVFEGCGPVPDGKDTLMTYDEGKRCWVNKRIFGLPVEAQLRRAEDPASRPVFAAGDSDTDVSMLQDAVGLKLVIRRNKRRLMCNALANWKGTWLIQPMFLEPVAPMGPVPCASHSEGPVLDEQGQRIPDQYDSGP; this is encoded by the coding sequence ATGCTTCGATGTCTCTGTCTGGTGTGGGTCCTCGGTTTCACCGCCTGCTCGGGACCGTCGGGCCGCGTCCGAGCGGACCCTCCGAGGCTGCTGAGCGAGCGCACGGGAGGCTGGCGTCCGGAGGTGCGGGAGCGGCTGGACGCGCTGTTGACGGCGCAGGGGCGCTCCAGTCCCTCGTACAACCCCCGCCGCCGTCCGGTGGCAGTCTTCGACCTGGACAACACGCTCATCAAGAACGACGTCGGCGACGCGCTGATGGTGTGGATGGTGGAGCATGAGGAGCTCCACGCGCCCCCCTCGGGAGACTGGCGGCGGACCAGCAGCCATCTGACGGACGCGGCGGTCCAGGCGCTCTCGACGACGTGTGGGGGCGCGGTCAGCCCGGAGGGACGGCTGCTCACGCGTCTGCATGCGCGCTGCGCCTCCGCGATTCTGGGCATCTATCTGGAGGGGAAGACGCCGGAGGGCACCCCGGCATGGCGGCAGGCCACCACGGCCACGCTCAATGCCTCCTATGCGTGGGCGGCCCAGCTGCTCGCGGGGCACACGCCCTCTCGACTCCGAGAGCTGGCGTCGGAGGCCCTCGCCGTGGCGCTGGTGGAGCCGGTCGGCGCGAAGCGTCGCGTCGCCGGGTACGAGCTGGCTTCGTCCATCCGGGTCTACGACGCCCAGCGCGACTTGATTGAAGCGATGCAAGCCAATGGGTTCGAGGTGTGGGTGGTCAGCGCCTCGCCGCAGCCCGCCGTCGAGGTGATGGCGGCCCAGCTGGGGGTTCCCTCGCACCAGGTCATCGGCATCCGCAATGTCTATGGGGAAGGGCGCGCGCAGCCGGTGTTCGAGGGCTGTGGTCCTGTCCCCGACGGGAAGGACACGCTGATGACGTATGACGAGGGCAAGCGCTGCTGGGTCAACAAGCGCATCTTCGGGCTGCCCGTCGAGGCGCAGCTGCGGCGCGCGGAGGACCCCGCGTCGAGGCCGGTGTTCGCCGCGGGTGACTCGGATACGGATGTGTCCATGCTCCAGGATGCCGTCGGCCTCAAGCTGGTCATCCGGCGCAACAAGCGGCGCCTCATGTGCAACGCCTTGGCGAACTGGAAGGGGACCTGGCTGATCCAGCCCATGTTCCTGGAGCCCGTCGCGCCCATGGGCCCGGTGCCGTGTGCCTCACACTCGGAGGGGCCCGTGCTGGACGAGCAGGGGCAACGCATCCCGGACCAGTACGACTCCGGCCCCTGA
- a CDS encoding ABC transporter permease: protein MHSTERQTRYRWTYLWVGALVALAGFVLLGVALASAQAWAEASSLLGLCLLGWGSLAQALNAVMLVSQPSAETPLHTGLLLAGTLVWLAGWGLIAAGIRRAPASTEGPSPAAGAPLYPRLARYQDFYWGTLLAYGGGFLVAEAVILLLQTVLAGGASPSDLVAGASKRGGGMEPPGAFVIALAAGSMVAFLSGFIGASRARRLSLPEATIGVLYLGLPIPIVLTLMERIPELQRALGYHLHQVTYAAGLLGRPELGYWLVFAFLVLALVLGVNTGFVAAGSGRVDVKMGFELFVARRHVEVFRPSLLLGTLAVLMLGIIPPLLIYFIIRSAEASVERTRIRKLGLADPLAAASDLNRLKQHEQSPTMMMTALSVGGVGVGVMALIITLSVMSGFEAELQRKILGTNAHAVVSKYAGDMTEFHQVMEDVRKVPGVIGQTPFIINQVMIVSEGNVNGVVIKGIDPDTVGEVADLPKNLQDGATLDVLSHPEKVAPRSHAEEGAEEGPPPAETPKASGVLPGIILGRELAASLRVKVGDPVSIVSPMGTEVGVSMPTPKSRGFRVVAIFYAGMNEYDSKFVYIDLKEAQDFFDVKGATGIELKVADIDEARNVSSQVTKALGGYPYRARDWGAMNRTLFSALRLQKLVMGIILSIIIIVAAGLIVATVVMLVLEKRKEISVLKALGVSDGGIVKIFLAEGLQIGVAGGFLGLLSGLSWCVFIEKVGIKLDAAVYFMPELPVRIEPVQTVLAVVIAVLVTYLASIYPALKASSVEPVEGLKAE, encoded by the coding sequence GTGCACTCCACGGAACGGCAGACCCGCTATCGCTGGACCTATCTCTGGGTGGGGGCGCTCGTCGCCCTCGCGGGCTTCGTCCTGCTCGGGGTGGCGCTCGCGTCCGCGCAGGCGTGGGCGGAGGCCAGCTCCCTGCTGGGGCTCTGCCTGCTGGGCTGGGGCAGCCTGGCCCAGGCCCTCAACGCGGTCATGCTGGTGTCGCAGCCGTCCGCCGAGACGCCGCTCCACACGGGGCTGTTGCTCGCGGGCACGCTGGTGTGGCTCGCCGGCTGGGGACTCATCGCCGCTGGCATCCGCCGCGCCCCCGCGTCCACGGAGGGCCCGAGCCCGGCCGCCGGGGCCCCGCTGTATCCACGCCTGGCGCGCTACCAGGACTTCTACTGGGGCACGCTGCTGGCCTACGGCGGGGGCTTCCTCGTGGCGGAGGCCGTCATCCTCCTCCTGCAGACGGTGCTGGCCGGGGGCGCTTCGCCCTCGGACCTGGTGGCGGGCGCGTCGAAGCGGGGCGGGGGCATGGAGCCTCCTGGCGCCTTCGTCATCGCGCTGGCGGCGGGCTCGATGGTGGCCTTCCTCTCCGGCTTCATCGGTGCCTCCCGGGCGCGGCGGCTGTCCCTGCCCGAGGCCACCATCGGCGTGCTGTACCTGGGCCTGCCCATCCCCATCGTCCTCACGCTGATGGAGCGGATTCCGGAGCTCCAGCGCGCGCTGGGCTATCACCTGCATCAAGTGACGTACGCGGCGGGGCTGCTCGGCCGGCCGGAGCTGGGGTACTGGCTGGTCTTCGCGTTCCTGGTGCTGGCGCTGGTGCTGGGCGTCAACACGGGCTTCGTCGCCGCGGGCAGTGGCCGCGTGGACGTGAAGATGGGCTTCGAGCTCTTCGTCGCGCGCCGGCACGTGGAGGTGTTCCGCCCGTCGCTGCTGCTGGGCACGCTGGCCGTGCTGATGCTCGGCATCATCCCGCCGCTGCTCATCTACTTCATCATCCGCTCGGCGGAGGCCTCCGTGGAGCGCACCCGCATCCGCAAGCTCGGGCTGGCGGACCCGCTGGCGGCCGCGTCCGACCTCAACCGGCTCAAGCAGCACGAGCAGTCCCCCACGATGATGATGACCGCCCTGTCGGTGGGCGGCGTGGGCGTGGGCGTCATGGCGCTCATCATCACCTTGTCGGTGATGAGCGGCTTCGAGGCGGAGCTCCAGCGGAAGATCTTGGGCACCAACGCCCACGCCGTGGTGTCCAAGTACGCGGGCGACATGACCGAGTTCCATCAGGTCATGGAGGACGTCCGCAAGGTGCCGGGCGTCATCGGACAGACGCCCTTCATCATCAACCAGGTGATGATTGTCTCCGAGGGCAACGTCAACGGCGTCGTCATCAAGGGCATCGACCCGGACACGGTGGGCGAGGTGGCGGACCTGCCCAAGAACCTCCAGGACGGCGCGACGCTCGATGTCCTCTCCCATCCGGAGAAGGTGGCGCCTCGGAGCCACGCGGAGGAGGGCGCGGAGGAAGGCCCTCCTCCCGCCGAGACGCCCAAGGCGTCCGGGGTGCTGCCCGGCATCATCCTGGGCCGGGAGCTGGCGGCGTCGCTGCGCGTGAAGGTGGGGGACCCCGTCAGCATCGTCTCCCCCATGGGCACCGAGGTGGGCGTCTCCATGCCGACGCCCAAGAGCCGAGGCTTCCGCGTGGTGGCCATCTTCTACGCGGGGATGAACGAGTACGACTCCAAGTTCGTCTACATCGACCTCAAGGAAGCGCAGGACTTCTTCGACGTGAAGGGCGCCACGGGCATCGAGCTCAAGGTGGCGGACATCGACGAGGCGCGGAACGTCTCCTCCCAGGTGACGAAGGCGCTGGGCGGCTATCCCTACCGTGCAAGGGATTGGGGCGCGATGAACAGGACGCTCTTCTCCGCGCTGCGCCTGCAGAAGCTGGTGATGGGCATCATCCTCTCCATCATCATCATCGTGGCCGCGGGGCTCATCGTCGCCACGGTGGTCATGCTGGTGCTGGAGAAGCGCAAGGAGATCTCCGTCCTCAAGGCCCTGGGGGTCTCCGATGGCGGCATCGTGAAGATATTCCTGGCGGAGGGGCTCCAGATTGGAGTCGCGGGGGGCTTCCTCGGCCTGCTGTCTGGCCTCTCGTGGTGTGTCTTCATCGAGAAGGTCGGCATCAAGCTGGACGCGGCGGTGTACTTCATGCCGGAGCTGCCGGTGCGCATCGAGCCGGTGCAGACCGTGCTCGCCGTCGTCATCGCGGTGCTCGTCACGTACCTCGCCTCCATCTACCCGGCCCTCAAGGCGAGCAGCGTGGAGCCCGTGGAGGGCCTCAAGGCGGAGTAG
- a CDS encoding serine/threonine-protein kinase, with product MRDDGPPAVLCPGDMVVGYRVGAQLGRGGFGTVYRATCEGQPAALKLLHLPRVMGRVEREVSILLRLRHPNVVGIRAFGYWPPASPEFAVIAMEYVEGRQLDEWAREENPSARQVLGAVLGVARALAATHEAGVVHRDVKEANVMVRASDGLAVLVDYGVGDYEGAPGVTLSILPPGTPEYRPPEAWLFLEEHSGVRGARYVPGPSDDLWALGVVLYRLLTARVPFEAEDDQAFIQAVISGAPVAPRAANGRVPQALSEVCLRLLEKEARARFPDAKAVCEALEVALASADADWEVPLCDAYGPATATTEGAVDPMVRWMNEPLHRPRRGRRPEPAVEVEVPGADEAPPLDDATPAGRRKGWRALGLGLLGLATALVLLWGGGRGDEHRPVHEEVALAAKKPQAARAAAPTGPEAIPAAAARPATNPEVTATVTTTKSDTPPTRVPARKSSKGVRTALATTALCGALACTGPQVRSPPEPEPCPEGSAEGMKKLGMDIGEYNDGTLLLDEPSRFLMVTEGPARVTLGAQGATLTGRFIVGDRLYGRLTRARMGKGSVPVCLEVLDSSGNRGLEISGGGGDSGKVRVFSAFLVKAVSEFE from the coding sequence ATGAGGGACGACGGCCCCCCAGCGGTGCTGTGCCCTGGGGACATGGTGGTGGGGTACAGGGTGGGGGCGCAGCTGGGGCGGGGCGGTTTCGGCACCGTGTACCGTGCGACCTGTGAGGGGCAGCCCGCGGCGTTGAAGCTGCTGCACCTGCCTCGGGTGATGGGGCGCGTGGAGCGGGAGGTGTCCATCCTCCTGCGCTTGCGGCATCCCAACGTCGTGGGCATCCGGGCGTTCGGGTACTGGCCCCCGGCGTCGCCGGAGTTCGCGGTCATCGCGATGGAGTACGTGGAGGGGCGGCAGCTCGACGAGTGGGCTCGGGAGGAGAACCCCTCCGCGCGGCAGGTGCTCGGGGCGGTGCTGGGTGTGGCGCGGGCGCTGGCGGCCACCCATGAGGCGGGCGTCGTCCACCGGGACGTGAAGGAGGCCAACGTCATGGTGCGGGCCTCCGACGGGCTGGCGGTGCTGGTGGACTATGGCGTCGGGGACTACGAGGGGGCTCCAGGGGTGACGCTCTCCATCCTGCCTCCCGGAACGCCGGAGTACCGGCCCCCCGAGGCGTGGCTGTTCTTGGAGGAGCACTCCGGTGTGCGCGGCGCCCGGTATGTCCCGGGGCCTTCGGATGACCTGTGGGCGCTGGGGGTGGTCCTCTACCGGCTGCTGACCGCGCGGGTCCCGTTCGAGGCGGAGGATGACCAGGCCTTCATCCAGGCCGTCATCTCCGGCGCGCCGGTGGCGCCTCGGGCGGCGAACGGGCGGGTGCCCCAGGCGCTGAGCGAGGTGTGCCTGCGCTTGCTGGAGAAGGAGGCTCGGGCCCGCTTCCCGGATGCGAAGGCGGTGTGCGAGGCGCTGGAGGTGGCGCTGGCCTCGGCGGATGCGGACTGGGAGGTGCCGCTGTGTGACGCCTATGGGCCGGCCACCGCCACGACGGAGGGGGCCGTCGACCCGATGGTGCGGTGGATGAATGAGCCCTTGCACCGGCCTCGCCGGGGCAGGCGCCCCGAGCCGGCGGTGGAGGTCGAGGTGCCTGGGGCTGATGAGGCGCCTCCGCTGGACGATGCGACGCCGGCGGGGCGGCGCAAGGGGTGGAGGGCGCTCGGGCTGGGGCTTCTCGGCCTTGCCACGGCGTTGGTTCTCCTCTGGGGAGGAGGGCGCGGTGACGAGCATCGCCCGGTCCATGAAGAAGTAGCGCTCGCCGCCAAGAAACCTCAAGCTGCCCGAGCCGCAGCTCCCACCGGGCCGGAGGCAATCCCTGCGGCCGCCGCGCGTCCCGCGACGAATCCCGAGGTGACTGCCACCGTGACGACAACGAAGAGCGACACTCCTCCCACGCGGGTGCCCGCCAGGAAGAGCTCGAAGGGCGTGCGCACCGCGCTCGCGACGACGGCCCTGTGTGGCGCGTTGGCCTGTACCGGCCCGCAGGTTCGCTCCCCTCCGGAGCCTGAACCGTGTCCCGAAGGTTCGGCTGAGGGAATGAAGAAGCTGGGCATGGACATTGGGGAGTACAACGACGGGACGCTCCTTCTCGATGAGCCGTCCAGGTTCTTGATGGTCACGGAAGGGCCTGCACGGGTCACCTTGGGGGCGCAGGGGGCCACGTTGACCGGACGGTTCATCGTGGGCGACCGCCTCTATGGCCGGCTGACGCGGGCGCGCATGGGGAAGGGAAGCGTCCCCGTGTGCTTGGAGGTGCTGGACTCTTCTGGGAATCGCGGTCTGGAGATTTCGGGAGGCGGAGGGGATTCCGGCAAGGTTCGCGTGTTCTCCGCCTTCTTGGTCAAGGCGGTGAGCGAGTTTGAATGA
- a CDS encoding cold-shock protein — MERQRGTVKWFNDEKGYGFITPESGSDLFVHFRAIEGNGFKSLKEGQAVTFEAVQGQKGLQADKVRAED, encoded by the coding sequence ATGGAGCGCCAAAGAGGAACCGTGAAGTGGTTCAACGATGAGAAGGGCTATGGCTTCATCACTCCGGAGAGTGGTTCGGATCTCTTCGTCCACTTCAGGGCCATTGAAGGCAATGGCTTCAAGAGCTTGAAGGAAGGACAGGCCGTCACCTTCGAGGCCGTGCAAGGCCAGAAGGGCCTGCAAGCGGACAAGGTCCGCGCCGAAGACTGA
- a CDS encoding zinc ribbon domain-containing protein YjdM, which translates to MSALPPCPKCNSAYTYEDGSLFVCPECAHEWSAATAAAEPTEGKREVRDAYGNLLQDGDSVTVIKDLKVKGSSTVVKVGTKVRSIRLVDGDHDIDCKIDGIGAMGLKSEFVKKA; encoded by the coding sequence ATGAGCGCCCTTCCTCCCTGCCCGAAGTGCAACTCCGCCTACACGTACGAGGACGGCAGTCTCTTCGTCTGCCCGGAGTGCGCGCATGAGTGGTCGGCCGCCACCGCCGCCGCCGAGCCCACCGAAGGCAAGCGCGAGGTGCGCGACGCTTACGGCAACCTGCTCCAGGACGGCGACAGCGTCACCGTCATCAAGGACCTGAAGGTCAAGGGCTCGTCGACGGTGGTGAAGGTCGGCACCAAGGTCCGGAGCATCCGCCTGGTCGATGGCGACCATGACATCGACTGCAAGATCGACGGCATCGGCGCCATGGGGCTCAAGTCGGAGTTCGTGAAGAAGGCGTAG
- a CDS encoding helix-turn-helix transcriptional regulator: MDQDLAITIGATARAAREQMGLTQAEVAERVGLVPPVYSRLERGQMLPSVPTLYRLCTELKVSSEELLGLEASGRSGTGPRAKEDDAPSLRRLLHLARKLDEGKLDALVHVATELAR, encoded by the coding sequence ATGGACCAGGACCTGGCAATCACCATTGGCGCGACGGCCCGTGCCGCCCGGGAGCAGATGGGGCTCACCCAGGCCGAAGTCGCGGAGCGCGTGGGCCTGGTGCCCCCCGTGTACAGCCGACTCGAGCGCGGGCAGATGCTGCCCAGTGTCCCCACCCTCTACCGGCTCTGCACCGAGCTGAAGGTCTCCTCCGAGGAGCTGCTCGGCCTCGAGGCGTCTGGCCGGAGCGGGACCGGGCCGCGCGCCAAGGAGGACGATGCGCCCTCCCTGCGCCGGCTGCTCCACCTCGCGCGCAAGCTGGACGAGGGCAAGCTGGACGCGCTCGTCCACGTCGCCACGGAGCTGGCCCGCTAG
- a CDS encoding DUF2381 family protein codes for MHRSMLAVLLVLLRWGEGEAWAQSPSSPAGWGIRRIELSPDAVQPAAEVVVSPGLSTVFIFDSEVSRESVALEGRERFSVLDTGLSTLRFVPSERISSGERLRLTVRFQDGAAPASATFILVAHPARSEALVEVYRRKRGAETYQEEIRQVRIEAQQCRDEIVRLRAERTAPDGLTGLISTGVLEWRGVEFLDVTRLVTQSPGGAVTKRRVYSYRAARRVAVALILAPVGDAQPWTAEGATLRGKANEELRVLQVWQAGPVAPGSLTQRVVVEAESATESPEGSYTLKLWDADGRRTITLDNIVFP; via the coding sequence GTGCATCGTTCTATGTTGGCCGTTCTGCTGGTCCTTCTCAGATGGGGTGAGGGGGAAGCTTGGGCGCAGTCGCCTTCATCGCCTGCGGGATGGGGCATTCGCCGGATAGAGCTGTCCCCGGATGCCGTGCAGCCGGCCGCGGAAGTGGTGGTGAGTCCAGGCCTCTCGACCGTGTTCATCTTTGACTCGGAGGTGAGTCGAGAAAGCGTGGCGCTCGAGGGGCGTGAGCGCTTCTCGGTGCTCGACACGGGCCTCAGCACGCTGCGCTTCGTTCCTTCGGAGAGAATCTCCTCAGGGGAGCGGCTGCGGCTGACGGTGCGCTTTCAAGATGGTGCGGCCCCAGCGAGTGCGACGTTCATCCTGGTAGCGCATCCGGCGAGGTCGGAAGCACTTGTTGAAGTCTATCGACGCAAGAGGGGCGCGGAGACCTACCAGGAGGAGATTCGTCAGGTGCGGATCGAGGCCCAGCAGTGTCGCGACGAGATTGTGCGCCTGCGTGCCGAAAGAACGGCGCCCGACGGGTTGACGGGACTCATCTCGACGGGCGTTCTTGAATGGCGCGGAGTGGAGTTCCTGGATGTGACTCGATTGGTGACGCAGAGCCCGGGCGGCGCCGTGACCAAACGACGTGTCTATTCCTATCGAGCGGCGCGCAGAGTGGCTGTCGCGCTCATTCTTGCTCCCGTGGGGGATGCCCAACCGTGGACCGCGGAAGGGGCAACCCTCCGAGGGAAGGCCAACGAGGAGCTGAGGGTGCTTCAAGTGTGGCAAGCAGGTCCGGTAGCCCCAGGGTCGCTGACCCAGCGTGTGGTCGTGGAGGCTGAATCCGCAACCGAATCCCCAGAGGGCAGCTACACGCTCAAGCTCTGGGACGCGGACGGGCGCCGGACCATCACCCTCGACAACATCGTCTTCCCATAG